One genomic segment of Erythrolamprus reginae isolate rEryReg1 chromosome 2, rEryReg1.hap1, whole genome shotgun sequence includes these proteins:
- the LOC139160838 gene encoding F-box/LRR-repeat protein 21-like yields MKRIKETVKYENPILQTLEKKQKTGFYSSMFAASHNFNLIDWGSMPIHIVLQIFQYLPLVDRARASSVCRRWNEVFHIPDLWRKFEFELNQPATSYLKSTHPDLIQQIIKRHANHLQYVSFKVDSSTESAEAACDILSQLVNCSIKTLGLISTAKPSFMDVSKAHFVSALTVVFINSKSLSSIKIEDTPVDDPSLKVLVANNSDTLKLLKMNSCPHVSPAGILCVADQCHGLRELALNYHLLSDELLLALSSEKHVNLEHLRIDVVSENPGQTEFHTIKKQSWDALIKHSPKVNIVMYFFLYEEEFDVFFREETPVTHLYFGRAVSKSMLGRIGLNCPRLIELVVCANGLQPLDDELIRIAERCKNLTAMGLGECEVTCRGFIEFVKMCGGRLTELSIMEEVLIPDSDYNLDQIHSEVSKHLGRMWFPDMMPTW; encoded by the exons ATGAAGAGGATCAAGGAGACAGTTAAATATGAAAATCCCATCCTTCAAACGCTagagaaaaagcaaaaaactGGTTTTTATAGCTCAATGTTTGCTGCATCTCATAATTTCAACTTGATTGACTGGGGAAGCATGCCAATCCATATAGTGTTGCAAATCTTTCAGTACCTGCCTCTTGTTGATCGTGCTCGGGCCTCTTCAGTTTGCCGGAGATGGAATGAAGTATTTCATATCCCTGATCTTTGGAGAAAGTTTGAATTTGAACTTAATCAGCCTGCTACATCTTACTTGAAGTCCACTCATCCTGATCTTATTCAGCAGATTATCAAGAGACATGCTAACCATTTGCAGTATGTAAGCTTCAAG GTTGACAGTAGTACCGAATCTGCAGAAGCAGCATGTGATATTCTTTCTCAACTGGTGAATTGTTCTATCAAGACACTTGGCTTAATTTCAACAGCAAAGCCAAGTTTTATGGATGTTTCTAAG GCTCATTTTGTATCAGCACTGACAGTAGTATTCATCAATTCCAAGTCATTATCTTCCATTAAGATTGAAGATACACCCGTAGATGATCCATCCTTGAAGGTCCTTGTTGCTAACAATAGTGACACTTTAAAATTGCTTAAAATGAACAGCTGTCCTCATGTGTCACCTGCTG GCATTCTTTGTGTTGCTGACCAGTGTCATGGCCTTAGGGAGTTGGCTCTTAACTACCACCTACTAAGTGATGAACTGTTGCTGGCTCTTTCAAGTGAGAAGCATGTTAATCTGGAACATCTCCGTATAGATGTTGTAAGTGAGAATCCTGGACAGACTGAATTTCACACCATCAAAAAGCAAAGCTGGGATGCGCTGATTAAGCACTCCCCTAAAGTCAACATTGTGATGTACTTCTTCCTATATGAGGAAGAGTTTGATGTATTCTTCAGAGAGGAAACTCCTGTAACTCATCTTTACTTTGGCCGTGCAGTAAGTAAATCAATGCTTGGCCGCATTGGATTGAACTGCCCAAGGCTGATTGAATTGGTTGTCTGTGCTAATGGTCTTCAGCCCTTGGATGATGAACTCATTCGCATTGCTGAACGCTGTAAAAATTTAACTGCCATGGGACTTGGTGAATGTGAAGTTACCTGTCGAGGCTTTATTGAGTTTGTAAAGATGTGTGGAGGCAGACTCACGGAACTGTCCATTATGGAAGAAGTCCTCATTCCAGATAGTGACTATAATCTGGATCAAATTcattctgaagtttccaaacatcttGGAAGAATGTGGTTCCCTGATATGATGCCTACGTGGTAA